The DNA window GTCATGCACCACGTTGAGACGGATCCACCGGTCGTACACGCGGTCTGCAACCACCCTGGTAAGGTCGTAGTAGGTGAGCTGGCCGTCGTAGACGGGCAGCATCACCGTCGACGCGTGCGGCGGCGCCGCGCCGAAGATCTGCATCACCGACGCGCCCGACGTGCCCCACGGCACGTACACGTCGCCCTCGAACTGCCACACCCCGGAGCTGTACACCTTCTGATGATGATCAACACGTGCAGAGTTAGTACAGGGAAAAGGACCTGGAATGGTCGAGAAGCTAGCTAGTCTTGCCGTGGAGAGGCGACGTACGTCGACTTTGATCTCAGTGCGCGGGTAGCCATGACGGGTGGCGTTGATGGGCTTGTCGGTGGCGAAGACCCAGAAGCGCCGGACGCCGCCGCACGGGTCGTACCGCTCGTTGAGCGGCAGGTCGTAGGGCTTCTGCACCACGAACTGTGACTCGTTCAGCATGACACGGCTAAAACCGGCAGTCAGTTGGCGCCACGAGCCGGCGTTGGCGGCGTAGAGCAACGACATcagcaccgccgccaccaccagcagcagcagagaGCACGAGGTAGAAGAAGAACCTGCCATGTCTGTGACTATAGCTAGTGATATCGAGGAGGGCGTACGCATCTCGTCCGTCTAGCGCTATTTAACCGCTCGGCTGCCTGGTCGGTCAGTGTGCACTGG is part of the Miscanthus floridulus cultivar M001 chromosome 9, ASM1932011v1, whole genome shotgun sequence genome and encodes:
- the LOC136481545 gene encoding citrate-binding protein-like is translated as MRTPSSISLAIVTDMAGSSSTSCSLLLLVVAAVLMSLLYAANAGSWRQLTAGFSRVMLNESQFVVQKPYDLPLNERYDPCGGVRRFWVFATDKPINATRHGYPRTEIKVDKVYSSGVWQFEGDVYVPWGTSGASVMQIFGAAPPHASTVMLPVYDGQLTYYDLTRVVADRVYDRWIRLNVVHDVAAGNVTVYVDGERRLEVPGHGGTEHYFKFGVYTQGLHKHSHRMEAHWKNVAIYTKPYA